A region from the Arthrobacter gengyunqii genome encodes:
- a CDS encoding amidohydrolase, with translation MNANPAPSSSKLTLYRNGSVYSAADPFATAMLVDGDTVAWVGSEHAAASLQDSRMDVVDLGGALITPGFVDSHAHITETGAALSSLDLTKAASLAELLDLVAEAAAGTEGLIVGYGWDESFWPERRVPTAAELDAASGSRPVYLARTDVHCAVVSGTLAAALKLAAHDGWDNGFVVREAHTLARTASRSLDLAQRSRYQQAALKHAAAQGIIAVTEMAAPHISPVEDLRQLMGLEGSLGADPLPEVLPYWGQLVQSESELAEVTAPFEGRLRGLAGDLNMDGSIGARTAALRSPYTDAPETTGTLYLTAEQAGRHLELATRAGLQGGFHVIGDAGLDTVLAGLRIAAEAVGEDRIRASHHRLEHVEMADDAAIAEMVRFGAIASMQPGFDAAWGNSGGLYDQRLGERSSSMNRFASLLSAGVLVALGSDGPVMPLDPWSAVRAAVFHSNAAERISSRAAFIGHTRAGWRAAGSANFMLGQLAPGAPASYAVWEVEELMVQTPEGKGAAWSTDPRAGTPLLPALDTTHQPRCLLTVHNGTQLYRSVGF, from the coding sequence TTGAACGCCAATCCCGCTCCCAGCAGCTCGAAGCTGACGCTGTACCGCAACGGTTCCGTCTACAGTGCCGCGGACCCTTTTGCCACCGCCATGCTGGTGGACGGGGACACCGTCGCCTGGGTCGGGTCAGAGCACGCCGCCGCCTCCCTCCAGGACAGCCGCATGGACGTGGTTGATCTGGGCGGTGCCCTGATCACGCCGGGCTTTGTGGACTCACATGCACACATCACCGAAACCGGTGCGGCGCTCTCGTCTCTGGATCTGACGAAAGCAGCGTCACTGGCCGAGCTCCTTGACCTCGTTGCCGAGGCTGCCGCCGGTACCGAAGGGCTCATTGTGGGTTACGGATGGGACGAGTCGTTCTGGCCCGAACGCCGGGTGCCCACGGCTGCCGAGCTCGATGCCGCCTCAGGATCGCGCCCCGTGTACCTGGCGCGCACCGATGTGCACTGCGCCGTGGTTTCCGGAACCCTGGCAGCCGCGCTGAAGCTGGCGGCGCACGACGGCTGGGACAATGGCTTCGTGGTGCGCGAAGCCCACACGCTCGCCCGGACAGCGTCCCGCTCCCTGGACCTCGCCCAGCGCTCCCGCTACCAGCAGGCTGCCCTGAAGCATGCCGCGGCCCAAGGCATCATCGCCGTAACCGAGATGGCCGCCCCGCATATTTCCCCGGTCGAAGACCTGCGCCAGCTGATGGGGTTGGAGGGATCGCTGGGGGCTGACCCGCTGCCCGAGGTGCTGCCGTACTGGGGACAGCTGGTTCAGTCCGAATCAGAACTGGCCGAGGTCACGGCACCCTTCGAAGGCAGGCTGCGCGGGCTGGCCGGAGACCTGAACATGGACGGCTCCATCGGTGCCCGGACAGCCGCCCTGCGGTCACCCTACACGGATGCCCCCGAGACCACCGGCACCCTGTACCTGACCGCCGAGCAGGCCGGACGCCATTTGGAGCTGGCAACCCGGGCCGGGTTGCAGGGTGGTTTCCACGTGATCGGAGACGCAGGGCTGGACACCGTCCTGGCCGGACTGCGGATTGCCGCCGAGGCAGTCGGAGAGGACCGGATCCGGGCGTCCCACCACCGGTTGGAGCATGTGGAAATGGCTGACGATGCCGCCATCGCAGAGATGGTCCGTTTCGGCGCCATTGCCAGCATGCAGCCGGGCTTCGATGCCGCCTGGGGCAACAGCGGCGGGCTTTATGACCAGCGGCTGGGGGAGCGCAGCAGTTCCATGAACCGCTTCGCGTCCCTGCTCTCCGCCGGCGTCCTGGTGGCGTTGGGTTCCGACGGCCCGGTCATGCCGCTGGATCCCTGGTCCGCCGTCCGGGCTGCGGTTTTCCATTCCAATGCCGCCGAACGGATTTCCTCACGTGCCGCTTTCATCGGCCACACACGGGCAGGCTGGCGTGCCGCAGGCTCGGCGAACTTCATGCTTGGCCAGCTGGCACCGGGAGCTCCGGCGTCCTACGCCGTGTGGGAAGTTGAAGAATTGATGGTCCAGACTCCCGAAGGCAAGGGAGCGGCGTGGAGCACAGACCCCCGCGCCGGAACGCCGCTGCTGCCGGCTCTGGACACAACTCACCAGCCGCGCTGCCTGCTGACCGTGCACAATGGCACGCAGCTCTACCGATCAGTAGGTTTTTAG
- a CDS encoding NfeD family protein — protein sequence MQDVYQWLLDYGWAVWLVLFLGLAAIETLTLDLFFAMLSVGALGAMLAAVFGAPLFLQVVVFCIVALLMIVLVRPIALKHLERGPKDQRSNIDRLIGAPAVTLEAVSGSAGTVKIGGDIWTARTPDGSSVDSGAPVLVTRIDGATAVVVAAPAGAHAADGTADEESSDDPGFQR from the coding sequence ATGCAGGACGTATACCAATGGTTGCTCGACTATGGCTGGGCCGTTTGGCTGGTGCTTTTCCTGGGCTTGGCCGCAATCGAAACGCTGACACTGGACCTGTTTTTTGCCATGCTGTCCGTCGGTGCCCTGGGTGCCATGCTGGCGGCCGTCTTCGGTGCTCCATTGTTCCTGCAGGTGGTGGTTTTCTGCATCGTGGCGCTGCTGATGATCGTCCTCGTCCGGCCCATCGCCCTAAAACATCTGGAGCGCGGCCCCAAGGACCAGCGTTCCAATATTGACCGGCTCATCGGTGCGCCCGCAGTGACGCTTGAAGCCGTATCGGGTTCCGCTGGAACGGTGAAGATCGGCGGTGACATCTGGACTGCCCGCACCCCGGACGGGTCCAGCGTGGACTCCGGCGCTCCGGTGCTGGTCACCCGGATTGACGGGGCCACCGCCGTCGTCGTGGCTGCTCCGGCCGGAGCGCATGCCGCAGACGGCACGGCCGACGAAGAATCCAGCGACGATCCCGGATTTCAGCGTTAA
- a CDS encoding RNA polymerase-binding protein RbpA: protein MSDRSLRGMRLGAQSMETESGVEPAPRQRVEYRCEDGERVFVTFAAEADVPPVWVSKTGKEALLVDGEKPDTSNDKPVRTHWDMLLERRSIEELETILQDRLTILRERRGERTSASK, encoded by the coding sequence ATGAGCGATCGCAGCCTGCGGGGTATGCGCCTTGGCGCGCAGAGCATGGAGACTGAATCCGGCGTTGAGCCGGCTCCCCGCCAGCGGGTGGAATACCGCTGCGAGGACGGCGAACGGGTATTTGTGACGTTCGCCGCCGAGGCCGACGTTCCTCCGGTCTGGGTATCCAAGACCGGCAAGGAAGCCCTCCTGGTTGACGGCGAGAAGCCGGACACCAGCAACGACAAGCCGGTGCGCACCCACTGGGACATGCTGCTTGAACGACGCAGCATTGAGGAACTGGAGACAATCCTCCAGGACCGCTTGACCATCCTGCGGGAACGCCGCGGAGAGCGCACTTCAGCCTCGAAGTAA
- a CDS encoding polyprenol monophosphomannose synthase yields MRVLTIIPTYNEIESLPKTLQRLRLAVPDSDVLIADDNSPDGTGAYADEIAAKDPQVHVLHRKGKEGLGAAYIAGFRWGLERDYDILVEMDADGSHKPEQLPLLLAAAESGADLVIGSRWVPGGSVVNWPLHRKILSRGGSTYSRLMLGIGVRDITAGFRAFRRTTLEQLDLSAVESVGYGFQVDMTFRVARLGLRIQEVPITFVEREFGASKMSGNIVFEAMANVTKWGMRARWNKLTRRG; encoded by the coding sequence GTGCGCGTCCTGACGATCATCCCGACTTACAACGAAATCGAATCGCTTCCCAAGACGCTTCAGCGGCTGCGGCTGGCGGTACCGGATTCGGATGTGCTGATTGCGGACGATAACAGCCCCGACGGCACAGGTGCCTATGCGGACGAGATCGCTGCCAAGGACCCCCAGGTACACGTGCTGCACCGAAAGGGCAAAGAAGGGCTCGGTGCCGCGTATATCGCCGGCTTCCGGTGGGGCCTGGAGCGGGACTACGACATCCTCGTTGAAATGGACGCGGATGGATCGCACAAGCCGGAGCAGTTGCCTTTGCTGCTCGCTGCGGCGGAATCCGGCGCCGACCTGGTGATCGGTTCCCGCTGGGTCCCGGGCGGCTCCGTCGTCAACTGGCCCCTGCACCGAAAGATCCTGTCCCGCGGAGGAAGCACCTATTCGCGCCTCATGCTGGGAATCGGAGTCCGCGACATCACGGCCGGCTTCCGCGCCTTCCGCCGCACCACGCTGGAGCAGCTGGACCTCAGTGCCGTCGAGTCGGTGGGCTACGGCTTCCAGGTGGACATGACCTTCCGCGTCGCCCGCCTGGGCCTGCGCATTCAGGAGGTCCCGATCACTTTTGTGGAACGTGAATTCGGTGCTTCCAAGATGAGCGGCAACATCGTCTTTGAAGCCATGGCCAATGTCACCAAGTGGGGCATGCGTGCCCGCTGGAATAAGCTGACGCGCCGCGGCTAG
- a CDS encoding SPFH domain-containing protein yields MSSGATGLIIILAVLIIFVLVILVKSVKIIPQARAGVVERLGKYQRTLNPGLTILIPFVDRLLPLLDLREQVVSFPPQQVITEDSLVVSIDTVVYFQVTDPRAATYEIANYIHAVEQLTTTTLRNVVGGLNLEEALTSRDRINGQLRGVLDEATGRWGIRVSRVELKAIEPPLSIQDSMEKQMRAERERRATILTAEGTKQAQILNAEGRRQAAILAAEGDAKADILRADGESQAIAKVFEAIHKGNPDQKLLAYQYLQTLPKLAEGTSNKLWIIPSELGEALKGVGSALGNYVPDQFSANGTANGTSNGTEPAASAGTRPATAPDAPAFAPTIADSPDAAR; encoded by the coding sequence ATGAGTTCCGGAGCAACCGGCCTCATCATCATTCTGGCTGTCCTGATTATTTTTGTTCTGGTCATCCTGGTGAAATCGGTCAAGATCATTCCACAGGCCCGTGCCGGCGTCGTAGAACGGCTGGGCAAGTACCAGCGGACGCTGAACCCCGGCCTGACCATCCTGATTCCGTTCGTGGACCGGCTTCTGCCGCTCCTGGACCTTCGCGAACAGGTGGTGTCGTTTCCGCCGCAGCAGGTGATTACCGAAGACAGCCTGGTGGTGTCCATCGATACGGTCGTCTACTTCCAGGTCACCGATCCCCGGGCCGCCACCTATGAGATCGCCAATTACATCCATGCTGTCGAGCAGCTCACCACCACCACCCTGCGCAACGTGGTCGGCGGGCTCAACCTTGAAGAGGCACTGACCTCCCGTGACCGCATCAACGGCCAGCTGCGCGGCGTCCTCGACGAAGCCACCGGCCGCTGGGGCATCCGTGTTTCCCGCGTTGAGCTGAAGGCCATTGAGCCGCCCCTGTCGATTCAGGACTCCATGGAGAAGCAGATGCGCGCCGAGCGTGAACGCCGCGCCACCATCCTTACGGCCGAAGGCACCAAGCAGGCCCAAATCCTGAACGCCGAAGGTCGCCGTCAGGCAGCCATCCTCGCAGCAGAGGGTGATGCCAAGGCCGACATCCTCCGGGCCGACGGTGAGTCCCAGGCCATCGCGAAGGTCTTCGAGGCCATCCATAAGGGGAACCCGGACCAGAAACTGCTGGCGTACCAGTACCTGCAGACCCTGCCGAAGCTGGCCGAGGGCACGTCAAACAAGCTGTGGATCATTCCCAGCGAGCTGGGCGAAGCGCTCAAGGGTGTTGGCAGCGCTTTGGGGAACTATGTTCCTGACCAGTTCTCCGCCAATGGCACAGCGAACGGGACCTCCAACGGCACCGAGCCCGCCGCTTCAGCCGGCACCCGCCCGGCAACCGCCCCCGACGCTCCCGCATTCGCCCCCACCATCGCCGACTCCCCCGACGCCGCACGCTGA